The nucleotide sequence CGCTGTTACGCAGTCTTTTAGAAGACTTTCTCAAACAAGAACAGCTCAAACGCGGTTATCTTCCTGTTGTATCGCCTCACATTGCCAGAGTCGATTTATTCAAAACTTCCGGTCACTGGCAGAAATATAAAGAGGATATGTTTCCATTGATGGCAGAGAATGAGGAAGCAGCAGCCCACGAATTAGGTTTCGTTCTCAAGCCGATGAACTGCCCGTTTCACATTCAAATTTACAAGAGCGAATTACGTTCTTATCGCGAATTACCGATGCGCTTGGCAGAGTTTGGGACTGTATACCGTTACGAACAATCGGGCGAATTAGGAGGTTTGACGCGGGTACGTGGCTTTACGGTAGATGATTCTCACCTATTCGTGACTCCAGAACAACTCGACAGCGAATTTCTTAATGTGGTGGATTTGATTCTGTCGGTATTTAACAAATTGCAACTGAAAAATTTCAAAGCAAGACTGAGTTTCCGCGACCCGGCTTCGGATAAGTACATTGGTTCTGACGAGGCGTGGTCAAAAGCTGAAGGAGCAATTCGCCGCGCTGTAGAAAAGTTAGAAATGAACCACTTTGAAGGAATTGGGGAAGCAGCATTCTACGGTCCCAAACTCGATTTTATTTTCCAAGATGCTTTGGAAAGGGAATGGCAATTAGGTACGGTACAGGTTGATTACAACTTACCCGAGCGCTTCAATTTAGAATATGTTGCAGAGGATGGTACGCGCCAGCGCCCAGTGATGATTCACCGCGCTCCATTTGGCTCGTTAGAACGGTTAATTGGAATTTTAATTGAAGAGTATGCGGGAGACTTTCCCTTGTGGCTAGCGCCCATTCAAGCTCGATTAATGCCCGTCAGCGATGCCCAATTGATGTTTGCTAAAGAAGTTGCAGACAAGATGCGATCGCTCAACATGCGTGTAGAAGTCGATACTAGCGGCGATCGCTTGCCGAAAATGATCCGCAATGCTGAAAAGGCAAAAATCCCCGTCATGGCGGTTGTAGGGGCGAAAGAAGTGGAGTCCGATAGCTTGAGTCTCCGCGTTCGTACTGCTGGTAAACCATCGGCAGATCTCGGCACGATTCCTGTGGCTGAGGTGTTGGAAAGGATGCAAAAGGCGATCGCCAACTACGCTAATTTCTAATCCTGAGTATTACGCCCCCAATAAAAAGCGGTAACGACACACCGTCAGCCTCGATCCCCCAACCCCCTTAAAAAGGGGGCTTTAAATTCCTTCCCTTTCCGCCTTAAAAAGGGGGCTTTAAATTCCCCCCTTTCTAAGGGGGGCTAGGGGGGATCGAGATCTGCAACTTCAAGCGCGTAACTCTTTACTCGTCGATTTGCCAAGAATCTTTGGTTAATTCTTCATCAATAATGTGCTTGGGACGCACGACAACGACAATTTTTCCCAGTAACTTGACATCTGGTTGAGTTTCAAACCAACCAAAGTCAACTTCCCCAGAGCCATCATAGACAAAATAACTATTCACATCCCATTCTCTAACGTGACGGTCGGCAATGACTAGAACTGGTTCCGATGCTGTAGCTGATTGATTGGGGAGGCGATCGCTTTGACACAAAATTGCGATCGGATCTTCAGCACTGCGGACTGTTTGCCAACCTGGTAAGGCAACCCAAGCCTGTTCCCCAGCAAACTTGACAATCTGAAATGGCTCTACTGCTTCTACTATGGGTACAGCTTGAACTTCAGCCGATTTTAAGGGCATTTCCCCAACAACTGGAATCAATCGCGGTAAATGATCTTCAGAATCTGGACGATAAAAAGGTATGGTCGGAGCCGGACGCTTGGGAACGACGGTAAAATCGACAAGCAACTGTTCGATTTTTTGTCTTGCCGTATCCGAATCGGCAAACCTTAGCCCCTTAGCAATTAATCGCGATCGCTCTTGTAAATCTGATTTTTGTCGTGCCAGTCGCCAACACTGATAAGCAATTGCATCCCCTGGACGATCGGCAAATCCTTCGGGTAAGCTACGCAGGCGAGAAAATTCTTTCATATCCCGCGCCACTTCCTTAGCCATATCCGCATCCAAGTTGTGAGCTAAGATAAATTCTGCTGCTGCGACTCGTTCTGCATTATTGAGCAATCGCAGTTCGTACAAAATATCGCTGCCTTTTTGAGTAAAGCGCGATCGCACTGCCTCAGAAGCATTTGTTTTCTCTAAAGAAGTATAAACTTGTGCGCCTACAATCACCTGATTTTGTTGCACAGGTTCAAATCCCGTCGCTTCAAAGATCTGCTGCGGTGTTTGCCCTGCTTTTTGCAACTGGGCGATCGCTTGACCCCATTCCACCCAACTACCTCGTTTTTGCCGCAGGGATGTCAGCATGGCTTCGATGTCAAGTTGGTTGGAGGGCGATTCAGTCATGATGAGGAGTGAGGAGCGAGGAGTGAGGAGCGAGGAAACAAAACGTTTATTATCCGTTGTTTGATTATATATGTAAGAGTTTTATTAGATTGACCTATTTAAAATTTCTTGCAGTGTCAATGTTTGCCTAGTCAGAACCAGCTTTATCCTAATTTAGAGGATAGTAACTAGCTTTTACTCCCTCTTGTCTACTCCCTCTTGTCCTCCTTGTCTCCCTTGTCCCAATTTTGAATTTTGAATTTTGTTCCCCTTATCCCCCTTATCTTCCCCCTCTCCCTTATCCCCTCACTCCTCACTCCTCACTCCTCACCCCTCATATGGAAGTTCAACAGATATTCGATCGCATTGCCCCAGTTTACGATCGCTTAAATGATTTGCTGAGTTTAGGTCAGCACCGCATTTGGAAGCAAATGGCAGTTAAGTGGAGCCAAGCAAGCTTGGGAGATACCTGTGTCGATCTATGTTGTGGTAGTGGCGATTTAGCGCTGCGCCTCGCCCGTCAAGTAGGAGCCAACGGACGAGTATACGGTGTGGATTTTTCATCGCAACTGCTGGCGATCGCCCAACAACGCAGCCAAAGCCAGTATCCCCAACCCCCGATTTCTTGGGTAAAAGCAGATGTATTGAATTTGCCTTTTGCCGATGATTATTTTGATGCTGCAACGATGGGCTATGGACTGCGTAACGTTATCGATATTCCTTGTTGCTTAAAAGAACTGCATCGAGTTCTCAAACCTGGCGCTAAAGCGGCAATTTTAGACTTTCATCGCCCGGAAAATTCTCAATTTAGAGCTTTTCAACAATGGTACTTAGATAATCTCGTCGTTCCCGCCGCGCGTCACTTCGATCTCACGGAAGAATATGCCTATATCAGCCCCAGTTTAGATCGATTTCCTTCAGGTAAAGCACAAGTTCAACTCTCGCGAGAAGTAGGGTTTGCAACAGCCACTCACTACCCAATTGCCAACGGTATGATGGGGATATTGGTTGTTACTAAGGGGTAAGGGATAAGAGATCGGGGATAAGGGTAAGAAGTCAGAAGTCGGAAGTCAAAACATAAAAACATGCACCGCACCATATACTACTCGCCACTCACTCATCCCTCACCCCTCACTCCTCACTCCTAGTTGTATGGATTGGTCTCATTTTTGGGTTTATGTTAGTCCGCCGATCGCGGGAGCAATTATTGGCTATTTCACGAACGATTTAGCCATTAAAATGCTATTCCGTCCCTATCGAGCGCGTTATTTTGCCGGAAGACAATTACCTTTTACCCCTGGTTTAATTCCTCGCAACCAAGAACGCTTGGCAAAGCGGGTTTCGGACACGATCATGGGTTCTCTACTGACACCAGAGGAATTGCAGAAGTTGACGCGGCGATTGCTGCAACCGGAGCGAGTGCGAGGAGGGATAGAATGGCTGTTAAGATTGGCGATCGAACAGGTTCGTACTGATAGAGATCAAAGAGCAACCAAAATTCTGGCGGGAATTTTACGCGATTTGGTTGGGGAATCTTTACCGCGTTTGTTTAAGGTGTTGTTGCGACGAGAAGAGTTTTTAGGCACTCAACTCAATCAAATTTTCGACCAAGTGTTACTTGAGTTTCAACTCAGCAACGAGCAAGCGGGGAGGTTAGCTGATTGGTTGCTGCAAGTCGTTCTTCCACCAGACGCAATTCGGCAGTTAGTCATCGATCTGTTAACCGATCGCACGATTCAAATTATTGATGAGAGTTTTCGTGAAAAAACGAGCGGTACGTATTGGGTAGTTGCTAACTTATTTGGTTTGCGTAACACTTTGGCGCGCCTGCGAACGTTTTGTTTGGACGAAAGAGAAGTTACGAATGCGCGGATTAAGGAGTTAATTCAAGAGCTTCAAGTGCGCGAACGCCTTAAAGTTTGGTTGAAAAGTTTATCGTTGCAAAATTTACCTGTTTCTACAGTAAAGCAATTACGCAATACAATTCGGGAAACCGCGATCGGCTATTCTCAAATTCACGGTCCAGAGTTTATTCAAGGATTTAGCGATTCGATTGATTGGGAAAATACCGCTAGCGTGCTGCTCAATCGTTTGCGTAACTCTCCTGCTTTCAGTTCTTCTCTAACTGCGATCGGTCAAGAGTTATCTTTAATTTTGGAGCGTTATTTAGAGCAAGATTTAGAAAATTTGGTGGCACAGGCAATTCCAATTTTATCGATCGACCAGGTTATTATCGATCGCGTCAAATCTACCTCTCCCGCCGATTTAGAAGCTGCGATCGAAGGAATTGTCAAAAATGAGTTACAGGCAATTGTTAACTTAGGTGGTGTTCTCGGTTTTGTCGTGGGACTATTTCAAGCCGGATTGTTATTTTTCCAACAAATTCATTAGGTGGGCAATGCCCACCACACTTTGCTAAATCTCCGTTTCGCTAATCTCACGCACGACGTAATCGAATGGTTCATCGACAAACGTAGCGTTGATCATTCCAGCCGTCACTAACTTTTCTTTGACTATATTTTTCATCAGCTGGATGCTTCGAGCAGTGGGACCTAAAGGAATTCCTAGAGAGTTGAAAGTATCTCGCAAACCAGCCAGCAACCGTTCGTCTAAGACGCTAGCATCTCCCGCCACGATCGCATAGCTACAATATCGCAAGAAGTAGTTCATATCTCGCACGTACATATTGTAGCGGCGTGTTGTATAGGCATTGCCACCTGGACTAACTAGCTCTGGGTATTCTTGGAATAATAAACTGACTGCTGTTTTGACAATCTCAGCTGCATTGGAACCAATAACGCCTGCTACTTGTACCCGTTTCTCACCATCAGCCAGAAACGTTTTCAGAGTTTCAACAACCTCACGATTTAAAGAACTGCCTGTTAGATCGCAATTCTTGGCTACGCTTGTTAATTTATCTTGCATTAGATTCCTCTCCGAAACGTTTATATTAAAACAACTATTCCGCCGGAAACCTGAAGCTAAAAGAGTTATGTATCGTTCTACAAATAGGGTCTTAGGATTGAGTCTACCATAACGATCCGATCTAGCTATTTTGCTCTAACTATAATGAGATTATTGGTATCATCTATCGCGCAGTTGCATAGTAGCTCTACAAATTTATGCCAGATGCTCAAAACGAGTTGGCAGAGATAGGCTTGAGGTAGCACGATCGCAGGAGATTGTTGAGCATGAGATCTCAAGCAGAAAATGGCACTTCAATTCTGGAGCGGACAAAAGATTGGGTAGCTACGGCTGGCGATACTTTTAGCCATACGATCGCGCGGATAACTACTACAACTCAAGATGCTGCTGGCAGTCTAGCAGATAAGGCGATCGCACCGATTGCCTCCACGCAGGCGACATTATTTCAGAGTTGGTTAGAAGCGCATCCAACCGTAGAGCGATCGCTACAAGTTTTGAATTGGGCAATAGATCGCCCCATCATAAGTGTAATTATACTGTTATTTCTCCTCGCGATCGCTTGGAGTTTCATTAAATCTATCGGACGCTTGTTTGAAAGGTTCTGTTTGTCAGTTTTACAAGTACCATTAAAGTTGGGCTATTTTTTAATTCGAGCTAGTTGGCGATCGCTGCATAAATTATTCGCTCGATTTACCTTAAAACCTACTCGAAGAAACATGCATCAAATGCGCGTCATATCGACATCAGACGTGCAAACAAATTATACCGAGCAACACCAGCGGCTATTAGAAATTTCTACTAAGTTAGCCCTGCTTAATCAAGAGCAGAACGAGTTGATGCAAGAAGCTCTATCAATTCTTAGCTCGACTCAAATTGCTACAGAAGATATTCCCAAAAATTTTCAGCACGAAGTCTTTTCAAATATTGATAAAAGCATATTTCAAAGTTAGTAAAGTGGGCATTGCCCACCCTACTTTTACATAAACCCGCCCCTACAAATCCATCGCACGGGCGGGTTTGGCAAAAAAAACGTCGTCACTACGAGATTTCCTGGCTAAACCCGCCCCTACAAATAACTTAATATCTTTCCAATAACAACTTTACTTCTTCTTTTAACGTCCAATCTTTCATGGCTTCCCACTCAGCTAGACGGACGGCAATGTATGCTTGAGCGAGTTCTTTACCTAAAGCATTGAGGAGAACTTTATCGGTTTGGAGATGCGCGATCGCCTCACCTAAATTTGTTGGTAGAGCATCAATTCCCTTCGCTTCTCGTTCCGATTGGGGTA is from Scytonema millei VB511283 and encodes:
- the thrS gene encoding threonine--tRNA ligase; translation: MSSSESHCQPEQQEQAPQEKIYLPRTSESETLQKIRHTTSHVMAMAVQKLFPKAQVTIGPWIENGFYYDFDNPEPFTEKDLKAIQKEMVKIINRKLPVIREEVSREEAERRIQAIKEPYKLEILADIKQEPITIYHLGDEWWDLCAGPHLTNTAELQPKAIELESVAGAYWRGDETKAQLQRIYGTAWESEQQLAEYKRRKEEALRRDHRRLGKELGLFIFSDEVGPGLPLWTPKGTLLRSLLEDFLKQEQLKRGYLPVVSPHIARVDLFKTSGHWQKYKEDMFPLMAENEEAAAHELGFVLKPMNCPFHIQIYKSELRSYRELPMRLAEFGTVYRYEQSGELGGLTRVRGFTVDDSHLFVTPEQLDSEFLNVVDLILSVFNKLQLKNFKARLSFRDPASDKYIGSDEAWSKAEGAIRRAVEKLEMNHFEGIGEAAFYGPKLDFIFQDALEREWQLGTVQVDYNLPERFNLEYVAEDGTRQRPVMIHRAPFGSLERLIGILIEEYAGDFPLWLAPIQARLMPVSDAQLMFAKEVADKMRSLNMRVEVDTSGDRLPKMIRNAEKAKIPVMAVVGAKEVESDSLSLRVRTAGKPSADLGTIPVAEVLERMQKAIANYANF
- a CDS encoding RuBisCO accumulation factor 1; the encoded protein is MTESPSNQLDIEAMLTSLRQKRGSWVEWGQAIAQLQKAGQTPQQIFEATGFEPVQQNQVIVGAQVYTSLEKTNASEAVRSRFTQKGSDILYELRLLNNAERVAAAEFILAHNLDADMAKEVARDMKEFSRLRSLPEGFADRPGDAIAYQCWRLARQKSDLQERSRLIAKGLRFADSDTARQKIEQLLVDFTVVPKRPAPTIPFYRPDSEDHLPRLIPVVGEMPLKSAEVQAVPIVEAVEPFQIVKFAGEQAWVALPGWQTVRSAEDPIAILCQSDRLPNQSATASEPVLVIADRHVREWDVNSYFVYDGSGEVDFGWFETQPDVKLLGKIVVVVRPKHIIDEELTKDSWQIDE
- the ubiE gene encoding bifunctional demethylmenaquinone methyltransferase/2-methoxy-6-polyprenyl-1,4-benzoquinol methylase UbiE, which gives rise to MEVQQIFDRIAPVYDRLNDLLSLGQHRIWKQMAVKWSQASLGDTCVDLCCGSGDLALRLARQVGANGRVYGVDFSSQLLAIAQQRSQSQYPQPPISWVKADVLNLPFADDYFDAATMGYGLRNVIDIPCCLKELHRVLKPGAKAAILDFHRPENSQFRAFQQWYLDNLVVPAARHFDLTEEYAYISPSLDRFPSGKAQVQLSREVGFATATHYPIANGMMGILVVTKG
- a CDS encoding DUF445 domain-containing protein, with amino-acid sequence MDWSHFWVYVSPPIAGAIIGYFTNDLAIKMLFRPYRARYFAGRQLPFTPGLIPRNQERLAKRVSDTIMGSLLTPEELQKLTRRLLQPERVRGGIEWLLRLAIEQVRTDRDQRATKILAGILRDLVGESLPRLFKVLLRREEFLGTQLNQIFDQVLLEFQLSNEQAGRLADWLLQVVLPPDAIRQLVIDLLTDRTIQIIDESFREKTSGTYWVVANLFGLRNTLARLRTFCLDEREVTNARIKELIQELQVRERLKVWLKSLSLQNLPVSTVKQLRNTIRETAIGYSQIHGPEFIQGFSDSIDWENTASVLLNRLRNSPAFSSSLTAIGQELSLILERYLEQDLENLVAQAIPILSIDQVIIDRVKSTSPADLEAAIEGIVKNELQAIVNLGGVLGFVVGLFQAGLLFFQQIH
- a CDS encoding allophycocyanin subunit beta; protein product: MQDKLTSVAKNCDLTGSSLNREVVETLKTFLADGEKRVQVAGVIGSNAAEIVKTAVSLLFQEYPELVSPGGNAYTTRRYNMYVRDMNYFLRYCSYAIVAGDASVLDERLLAGLRDTFNSLGIPLGPTARSIQLMKNIVKEKLVTAGMINATFVDEPFDYVVREISETEI